The DNA sequence TAAAGTGTCCCCAACGCAAGGAATGTACACTTCCAGGGGAATGAGTTTTGGCCCCAAAGTTGGCGCCTCAAGCACCACTAAGAAGAAAACATATGAAGCGTTTGTGGCCAAGGACGACTTCGATGGATCATGGCTGAAGGGCGTGACATTGTGCCTTCAAAGCTATGTAAAGCATGCCCTAATGCAGCCTTAAGCAATGCTTCGTTAAAGTCACGTTTCAAACAAATCAACCCACCCACTAAGCAAGTGGTGCACATGCAAGTCTCAGCAGTAAGAACACAAGTCACAACATGTAATTTATGTGGAGGAACTCATCAGGATGAAGATTTTGACCTATTCAAGGATGACCAACCCTTTATGGAGCAAGTAAACTATATGAAAAATACTTCAAGAAATTCACAAAGTGACCCATTCTCAAAGACATACAACCCAAGCTGGAGGAAccatccaaaatttgggtggAGAAATCAATGATAGAGGAATTTTAATACCCTATACCAACAATCAGCACCTCTAGCACAAACACAAAATCATCAACAGCCTTCCCTTCTCGAGGCCACCGTAAACAAACTATCTTAGATGACCTCCGAATTTACACAACAAACCCGAAAATTTATGCAAGAGACAAGAGGCAATTTCAAAAACCAGGAatcctccatcagaaacttGGAGGTACAAGTGGGTCAAATTGCTAAACAATTAGCAAAAAAATCCACAAACTTCTTCCCAAGTGACATAGTACCAAATCCTAAaaaagagtgcaaggccattaatcTAAGAAGCAGAAAGGTGGTTGGAAAACAACCCACAATAAGCAAAAAAGCAGAGAAATCTTTAGAGGAGAACAAAAAGCAAGCAGAGGAAGACGTGCATACACCACCACCTCAAATACCTAAAGCAGATGCAAAGGAGAAGGTGTACACACCTAGGATTTCATTCCCACAAAGGTTTCAAAGGGAGAGTCAACAGCAACAATACTCCAAGTTTCTGGAAGTGTTCAAGAAATTATAAATCAATATCTCATTCATAGAAACcttggagcaaatgcccctcTATGAAAAGTGCATGAAGGAATTTCTTACTAAAAAGAGAACTCTGAAGGAAGATGAGACAGTGGTTCTCATCGAAGAATGCAGGAAATCATTCAAAGGAATTCGTCACAAAAATTGAAAGATCCAAGGAGCTTCCAAATTCCATGCATAATTAGAGAAATTACCATTGGAAAGGcactatgtgatcttggagcaagcatcaacctaATGCAACTATCTATGATGAAAAGGTTACAAATTGAAGAAGTAAAGGTCGCAAGGATATCTCTCCAGCTAGCTGATAGATCAATAAAATTTTCGCATGAAGTGGTGGAAGAAGATAATAGTTCTTCCATAATCTTGTGGAGGCTATTCCTAGCCACTAGACGTACACTCATAGATGTTCAAAAAGGAGAGCTAACATTAAGAGTCCATGATGAACAAATGATCTTCAATGTCTTCAAAGCCATGCAATATCCAAGCGAAGTAGAAAGTTGTATGCAAGTTGATGTAATTAATCCATTAGTACAAGAGGTTATTGAAAAAGAATCCATCCTCAACTCTGTGAAAGTTTCTCAAACTTCATTCTTGGAAGAAGACCAGGAGCTGGTTGAAGAAGGTAATTTGCTCCACTTAAGAAAAGCAATTGCTAACTTTTTCAAAGAAGAAGGTGAACCACTCCACCACACTTGGGAGAGCTACAAGAAACTGTTGGAAAAGAATTCACACCATGCCTACCCAAGTGGCTCCTAGTCTAATTCTTTTCTGATGGGATCTCTCAAACCTCAAAGATAATAATTGATTCTTCGGTTGAAGATTCCTTACAAAAAAGAACACCGGATGAGGCATGGGCAGTGATAAAAGAGATGGCTAAAAATTCCAAGAGGAAAGGCGACAAAGAGCTGGATGGTGCATACTCAACGAAAAATGGCACCGGAAGGTGCTGTAAAGCATCCTAAACCCCAACCTAAAAGGTTTAACGTTAAGCTAGTGAtgataaaagagcgcttgttgggaggtaacccaaccgtggTTAGtttctcctcttttcttctttcacTCCATAATTGgattctcctttttttttttcatctgcATGCATCCTTCATCTTCTGCCTAcatttctatcttattttatatttcaaaaaaaaaaatattttgcatGCATGCATTATCACATAAGACTCAGCATTCTATTCTTCCCCCATACTCCTCATCATTTTGGCGTAtgaccaaactctaagtttggtgtgtgaCTAAGACCAAGGATGAAGATAGCAACAAGGATAAATAATGCCTCTGGTAATACCTGTGGATGGTGgttagttttttttcttttgttttctttcttatatctttattttcttatacTTTTCCATTTGCATTATGTCTATTCTTTAGTTTACTTTGTCCTTCATTAAGCTTACTACTTGTAATGTCCTCCAAGCACTCCAAGAATCATGAAAAAGAGTTGCCTCTAGTGGAGGAATTTGAATCAATAAAGAAGTCCTATTAAAAAGTGGTGGTCAGTAGCAAGTATGATCATATCCCATGGGTTTAGAGTCAAAGTGATCTTGAAAGAATGGTTGACAGAATGtccataaataaaaatttagagaCGTATTATGAGATTCTAAATATCCAACAATCCTTGAATCAAacagaaaaaacaaaaaaagagggaaagaaagaaaaagatccaaacatcaaaggatcaaaagattcaaaaagcaataaggctctgagtaccaatgactaGTGCCTAATtatgtgcctgtggtgtttattgTTTCAAGGAAAGACTTGAGTTATTAAATCCGAGGAGTGTttcatcacccgataacttgGGCCAACTTGCTCGAGATTGTTGATTGAAATCCCATTATCAAGAGTCGCCTTGAAACAAAACATTTAGAAGCCCAAAGAGGCTCTGCGTATCgatgtcttggaaaagaaaaacCTAGTTATGTGCTTATGGTACGACTGTGTCAAGGAGAGGCTTAGGTAATTAAATATGAGGGGTGCTTTATCACCCGATAACTTGGGCCAACTATcccgggattatcgattgaaagtccacaatcaAGAGCCGCCTTGAGACAAAGCACCTAGAGTTAACACTTTAAACATCTCTCCCAGTTAAAAATATAAGTCAATGACCTCAAGGATCAAATAAGTTCAAAAAAGAGGCTCATAATACCATCCGGATTTGAGTTTATGAAAATTCTAGATTCTAAGATTTTACGATCCTCTAAGATAAGAGAAGACCGTTTATGATCAATGAGATTGAAAAACTCCACTATTGAGTTGGACATGAGCACTCAAAGAGATTTAATTCTCCTTCATTAAgttcaattcttttcttttctttttgcttgaggacaaacaaagttttatgtttggtgttgtgatgcgtccGTATCTTTAGCAgtttttcttgcattattttaatattttcatatagttAATTATAGTTTCTTCTATCTAAACCAATTAATTTGAGATACACTTTGCTAATACATTTTCTAAGTGTTTCTAAGAAAATCCAggtaaaagagaagaaaaccaagtagcaaaggATGCATCATTCAAACGCAAGCAAAGGGAGCAACATGTAATGCAAAACACATTAAGTTTAAAGCCATGAATCTAGGCAAAGGGGTTGGCATGCAACGCCACAATAGGGAATGCAACGCCTTCAACCAAAGAAAGAGGTGGCGTGTAACTCCACTAATTGGCGTGTAACACCACCAAGAGAGACAGATTTGGCATGCCACTTCCAGCAAGGGGCGtgtgataaaccccaattttgtggtttatcttgtgtagTATTTGGAGGGTTTTATCAATATTTTCTGCACTCATTCatataaattgcatggttttgtgtttccttcctaattttgcttcatggttgaaaacatgcttctttgaccgCAAAAATGCTATATTTTTATCCTCttctattaccattcgatgaCATGATATGTTAGTTAAGTGGATTCAGGATCTATAGGGCGAGGATGGCCTAGAAGATGAAAGGGAAGCATGCACAAGTGGAAGGAACATGAAGAATTGAGCTTTGGAGAATTAGccgcgacgcgcacgcgtggtcgATGCGCACGCATCGGAGCATATTGCTAGGATTGGCGCGCAAAAGTTGACGCATTCGCGTGGCTAAGCGAAAATCCcactgatgcgtacgcgtgcctgacgcgtacaTGTGGATTGCAAAAACTCAAATGACGCGCACGCTTGACCGACGCGCATGCGTGACGCTCAGCATGTGACCTCATTAATGAACTCATGGCTGACGATTTCTGAGGAGttccaggcccaaatccaacctGATTCTGCATGAAAAAGACCCAGGAATGGATAAGGGAAAGGGGGGATCAATCATTCACACTTTACACACCATTTTAGCTAGTTTTGGGTTCTTGTTcttagagagagaaagaaactCTTATTCCTCTCTTGATTTAGTTTGATTTGATCTTCCCTTGTTGAAATTCTGAATTGGATCTTGTTAAATTTTAGTTTGAATTACTTAATTTGAGTTCTCTAGTATAAGTTTGTTTagatcttgtgttgaatttatgttttcttgttatttccctttttcttctcattttatgAACTTTGGGTCTTGAATTTCTATTAATGCATTGATATTTTCTATGATTAATAATGTTGTTTGAGTTATTTTCCATTGATAATTTTTAGTGGGTACTTGTAATTCTCAATTGATTTGCAAATTGAATATGTCTTTTGTTAACGCATACcatgtgtttgataaaatgtttcttttgattatggagtagttttctttacttttggcctaggctaagggaattgGGTAAACTTGAGTCATTAGGGCTAATAGAATTAGTGATTTGAGAACCCTAGTGGTCAACTTGATACCCATTGACACCAATCTACTACTAAGTCAATTAGTAGTTGGATTGGGACTTATAAGTTGAGATTGATCAAGCCATTTAACATACTTCAAGCTTGGAAGTAGACATTATACGTACTTCAAGCATAGAGGTAGACTTAATGAGCTTGGTTCCTCATAATTGTTAAGATATGGTTATTAGACAAGGATGGTAACTCCAATTCCTATGCCTAGCTAAGAGTTTCTTTTATCATTCATATTTGAAACCCAAAAAAAAGTCCAATTGCTTGATTCTTATTATAGTTAGTTTAGTTGTTTACTTAGCTCTAGAGTAGAACTAGTTTTATATGTTCCCTTGTTAGATTAAAAATTGCTCATACTTTGCTTTAGtttcttgaatttagttttttGCACCTTAAGATTCCTTGCATGTTAAGCTTAGTAGTTTAAATTCTCGCTTATGACTCCCAACCCCGGAATTCTAACTAATATTGATGCATATGTTTGCCCATTCTCTTGAGGATGACCCGAGACCAATACTCTCGGTTACTTTATATTGGGGTTGACTTTGTGACAACCATACTTCTAAATTTGATTTGAGAATTATCAGTGGtgtagaactatacttgcagcGTAactatttttgtgaaattctttaccaacGATAATTCTTACTATCAGTGTGCCACGCCCACGACCCTTGGGAGGTCACTAAGTTGGTGTGCCACTTCCTCAACCAGGCGTGCAACGCATTTAAGTTGGCGTGTAACGCCACTCACCAGCGTGCCACAACTTCGAAGACATTTTTAGTTGGTGTGCAATGCCATGTAAAGGCGTGTAACGCTCCTGAAGAGTGAAGGAGGTGGCGTGTAACGCCACTCTAAGGTGTGTCATGCCATCAACTCTTGGAAGGTGCACCATCTTAGCGTGCCATGCCAAACCCAGGCGTGCAACGCCCCAAGCCGAAATCAAGATTGGTGTGCCATGCCAAGGCCCAAGTGCAACGCCAAACCAAGCCCACTTCCCTGGAAAGTGCAAACTCGATCCAAGTTGTGGAAGATTCTATTAggatataaattaatttaatttggttttaattagaatttaaattattgttattaattatcTTATTCTTCATAAAAGATAAGACttagttttaaatttgaattttaggtAAATCTAGTATATAAATAAGTGACATTGTTCACAGAAAAGAAAATCTGGACCTAGCCGCATTCTCCTTCacttttgtttttcatcttTTTCCACGAGTCATTAATTCATCTGTCAAAGGgattaggagctctgtttatgcTTTCATGGATTATTAAGATAAGTCTTATTCTATTTTGATGTATTGCATTGACCTATTTCATTATTGAGTTTTCGTTCTTCATTCTTTAAAGAATTATTAGTACTGAAAAATATGTTAATTCTGTTTTGAATTCTGTTTATTACTTTGAAAAACTTAATATCGAAATTACAGCTTGAAAACTCATTCTCATGACTTTTTAATATTGACTAGGAATAATGGTTTAAAAAGTGTGTGACGTTGcttttcttataatttttaattgtctAGGGCTAGTTTgaatatgtgacatataattcgACCTCAGAActacttttgaattttatttgaaaCTAAATCAAATTTGTGCTAAACCTCTTCAATTAATCggttgaccaaggaattggcgtttGATTAATTGAAGATAAGCTGAGGAGCCAAGGAATTAGGATTCAGTTATTTATGATTTACCGTGAAAAAGGTCTTTGCATGCATTAAAATAGATAAACAAAGTTTAATTCTCCTGGGAACTAAACATCTCCAAACCCCTGACATTCTCACTCGGTATTATCTCTCAATCAAATCACATGTTCACTACTTCCTCTTTAGCATTCCACATTCTAAAGTTCCAGCAAGACACGGTTCAGCCACTCATCAATTTAGGTCATTCGATCTAATTAGAAATCCAACTTGATATTTACTTGCTTAGTCCTTTAATCTTCGTGGAAACGATATTCACTCGTCATGGTATTACTTGAACGAtctggtgcacttgccagtaTCCGTGAGTTTTAGTATTTGCTCATCAAGCACTCTATGAATGCAGTGATCAGGGAGTTGTCAAACACGAAGTCCCTAAGTCACACCGTGTCGCCAAACCCAGCCTCTCTCAAGTAAGGGACAATGGCATCCTGTGGTGCAAGCGTGTGACTCACTCCCCTACAGAGAAGTCGGCGATGCCTCTGATAAATAAAAAGTGGAATAAGAAATCTATTTCAAAAGTAAACATTAAAATTTCgaaataaaaaaacaataaaaatagaCTAAACAAGTATTTGACATTTCATAAATCAGTTGgaaatagaataattaatttttaaaaatcaaatgtCAAAAAAACATGCCAAACAATCATAAGACCCATTAAAACATTGAATAACAGTTAAAAACAAGTTATCTATCAAgctatcaaaattaaaattaaaaatataaaaatcaaatagtttataaataacaaaatgaaataaacataataaattaatttaactaatAAGTTAAATCATATCTATCCATTAACACTTACCAAAAAAGTTGTCTAccaaattatcaaaattaaaattaaaaatatagaaatcaaattaaataaataacaaaatgcAACAAACATttacttaataaaataatttaacaaataaattaagcCATACCTATCAATTCACGCTTATTAACAATATATTCTACCACCTAACATATACTACATCTATAAAGGTACCCTAATCATGACTATAGATACATGCATATTTAACTTAAACATGAAAATAACAATATAACAATACTAACCCGGAAATCAATTGTCCCACCAATATGTTACGTCGCATTTAAGCAGTTGATGTTCTCATCTCATGCATCTGTGCGCGCCATAATCTCCAAGTACCTCGATAATATGATTAGAAAAGGTTAGAAGTAGGAGAAAATTAGAAGAAATGGATGAAAAATGACTTCAAATCACCTTGTAAACGAGTTCTATATATATACGCCCTTCTTATTAGTGTAAACTAAATAACACCGTGTATAtcttatttatactataaaCAAGACAAGCATAATGCACACGTGTGCAAATATCATACATGCACGTCGTATCATGTCTTATCTCATCATttgtttacactataaacgagataagtGATAGATTGtaaatcaataaaaatgttacaaattatatattttcgtaaataatttttttatttatttaagaaaaatcCCAGGTTAGAGTTGGATTTTATAATTGAATATTGCAATACATGTgaaacaacttttttttttcgcaaaatAAATCCTCAGCTTCCATTAAATAGCTAAATCCTTCATGCAAGTACAAAAACGAAGCAATCGAAGCTTTTCTTCCTTTTGCTTCTATATATAATAAGTATATACGCAAACTATTAACTCGGGAATAGTTTTACCGTAAATACATACGCTGATGCCCATCATCAGGGATCATGTCACACTACAGTAATAGTTAAATACCTAAAAACATGTTGCCAAAAGATGAGATACAAAGTTTATCAACCCTTTACTTCAAAATTACAGAAATATAGCTAAGTCTGGCCATCAGTCCAAAGTATATTAATTCAGGATTCCAATATCAAGCAGCTGGAAccttctttccatcctctatgAAGTAAATTGCACTTTCTGGGACCTGCAAGAGGAAGATAGGTTTTCCATCATAAAGAAGTTCCAAAAGATTGGGATAAAGGAAACTCAGTTATCAAAAATCGGTGACAGTACAAATCCTGTACCGAAAACAAAAGTTATCAACTGCAAAAGACAACCCACTTGATCAAAACTTTCGGTTTTAGTTATAGATCCATATTTTCCAGCATATTGTACCATTACTTCACATTTGTTATCTTGTCATAATTTCATGAGGACTGCAAGAAGTTAGTGAACTCCCAATTTATCTATTTAAGACAAAGGGAAGGAAATAGAATGACATCCCCTGTAATTTCTACAGttattcataattatatttgCTTTAGAAAGTTATATGATCACTTCATTTTTCTCACAAGTTGGTTTGTGAAGGAGCAGAGGACGGGTGGCGGTAGAGGCAGTGGCGGTGATGGTTACGACTTGTAGAGGGGGTGGTGTTGCTACTGCTGAGTTTGGGAAGAGAGAAGGAAGGTCTGCGAGAGAGAAGGGGAAGATCATAGGAAGGGTAGGGTTTGGAGGCAAATAAAACAAGTTGACTAACTGTGGACTGTTCGATAGGGGTAAAATTGAAACTTGTTTTAATCGATAGGGACAAAATTGGATTAAATTAACGTCGGGTAGTTTTGaaactttttgaaaacattCAGGACAAGAAGTATTCTTTacctaataaaaaaaagtaaaacacTTTTTTGGGGAAGACCATTGTATTGGCTAACTAGTTATGCATCAACATTACACAGGATTGTTAATACTAATAAATCCATTGGTCCAATTTATCAAGATAATTAGGtgactaaaagaaaataaacaaatgtTACTAGttataataaaagaaacaaGTAAAATGTCTTTGCTCCATTCAAAAGTTGTACCCTTTGTAAATGAAGTGTTCATAAATCACATAGGTTGGCATACAACACATTAACACTTTGAGACAAACTTTCTTTACTATGCATTCCTATAGTGACATTAAAACATCCAATAGCAAGCACCCTCTCTTCACAAATTAATGACAATTTGATAACAGACACTATGACTAAATCATGATAACAGTAAATTTTATTGGTTAGGCTACTTACATTACAGCCTTCAGATACGGCCCTTTACCGGACCCTGCTTGAGCAAGATACTTGTGCTACGCTTTATATTTCAACATACTAAATCAGAACTAAATAGCAAACTGGAAATCAAAGTCACTTACATCAGGCCATGTATCTGTAATGAACTCCACAATGTCATAAGATATATCCCCTTGAACATCAATTTGGTCTTTCTCAGTTGGACCCTGACACCAATCAATCCACAGTAGTATAAGATATCAATTACATCTATTAAACAACTATGACCACCACCTAAAAGCTAATAGTTATTCACCTTTACAACAGAGGCTCCTGTAGCAAACTTTTTACCAAGTTTCTTTGAAGCATCACTGAGCTTGACACCTGGGATGCAATAAAATAGAATGACTTAAATATTAATAGCATCTGTTAATGAGTGTCTTGCGATAATGAAGTTATAGCTTACCAAAAAGTTCTAGTCCTTTCACAGTCGTGATACATTTTCGTTTGTTACGAATGACTTTCTCAATAACAACCTCTTGCTTCTCCTGTAAAAAAAAGCAAGTTAAGAACATATCAAATGATTGGAATGATGGCATTTAGTataaatgatgatgatgattgatgaGAATCTTTTATTTGAGAGCAGCAAAAAAATTCCAAGACATGCCTTTTTCTTTATCTTCCCACCAGGAAGACGCTTGACCTCTTCTTGCTTTGGTGCTAAATCATAACAATATAACATCAGCAGGACTTCAAAATGCTTTGGCTATAACCAATTCGGAAGCAGTACAAGAACAACATCCAATTTATCAAACTCGTGAAATAACAAAACTGAAATGAATAAATGATggtaaacaaagcaaaatatTCAATTCACTGACATGTCAGGTCTGAAACGTTGACTTTTATGAATTGCATTTCATAAGAAGAAAACTACCaggaaaaaatacaaaaagaagGGTGGGGTGGGGAGGGGGCCTTACTTCCATGTACActtttgttcttcatttgaaaaaagaaaatgaaatggAATTCCGTGACATAATAGTACTCATATCTAGACAAATGTACACAATGAAAATATGAGTGTTGTTCCAATCAAAACAATACCCAAAATAAGTGAAAAGAAACACAAGTAACCATTGCATTTGCTTGCTAGAACTAATAACCATTTTCTGAAATAAAATCACCGCATAATTCACCAATCACAACTCCAATCTTCAACATCAAATAGCAATGCAGCAAAatagatatataaataaatgagcgaaggggaaaagaaaaaacaaaaaagaagaaaacctGAGGTAGCAGCTCCATCACTAGACCCCGAAGATATACCGGTACCTTGAAGCTTATCAGCAACTTTATCAGCATCCCTTTCATTCGTTTCTGCGCcgtcaaaattaaaatgaacAAACAAATTCGAAGGAGTTAggtttcaaattcaaaataaataaattcacaGTGAATATATTGGGAAATTTGAATTGTAACTGCTGTTcaggaaaaaataaaataaaaatttaaaaattggaAAGATTGATTACCTTTGAGAAGATCGGGATATAGGTCAGGGAAGTTTTGGATCAACCAGGgtttgcatttttcgaaatcGGGTCCGAATTCGCAGTATTCGGGTGGCATAGAGCACACGGGGCAGTACACTACCCGAACCGGTTGGGGTTTGTCTGCCATTGTTGATTGTGTTGTGTGGAGCAACGAAACCAGAAACCCTTTTTATGTGGTTCGCGTGATTGTACTGCGCAGAGTTCAGggaggaaagaaaagaagaggaggaaggaaTAGGGACTGAGTGAGGAAGAGGAATGAAACGGTGCGTTATGGTGACGCAGCTCTTCGAAAAGGCAATGCCTGATCAAATCTCAATACTCTAGAACCGCAAGGGCTTTTTGCTAACTGTAATAAGCAGACGTCGTCGTTTCGAGAACCCACAGGCCACAGACCACAGCCAAACAAACTGTCTAACCATTGGGTTCCAAGAAGAggagtaaaaagtaaaaactcaACTTAGTCTTTGTCTATTTTTTACCAAAGACAAAGCATTTTTTTATGGATTTGGATcctttaaagtttgaatttcactttagagagtaaagtgtgctCTTCTACCATTGAAtagtttttcttttatatttattattaatccCACCTATAAAATCAATGGTGAGATATCAcattttactctctaaagtaaaattcaaactttagaggatctaaattctttttttatactttcgttaactttttttattttagaataatataatttttttaaaaagaatctgttaaataataaaaaaataattttatagaatttttattcgtaatttatagaaattttaaattttcataaattattaataaatttattttttaaaaatttttttaactggTGGTACTTAAGTAAAGAAAAACTATTGttaaaaataatgtcaaaaaaaaaaataattgcaGTACTGTtagacaaaaaatattattatttaaaaaaagttattttaagtaaataaatacaagatattattattaatttatgaAGTCAGTTTCAATATATTAAGAAAAGGTTCTAATTGACACCATCAAAAAGAGcagtttttatttataatttaaattaggcCTAAATTATAGGACATATTATGTGTGAGAGCAGCTATCAACATATAGCATCAAAGTAGAGTGCAAAACGGTCGTCAAGAAAATTAG is a window from the Arachis stenosperma cultivar V10309 chromosome 3, arast.V10309.gnm1.PFL2, whole genome shotgun sequence genome containing:
- the LOC130965850 gene encoding translation machinery-associated protein 22: MADKPQPVRVVYCPVCSMPPEYCEFGPDFEKCKPWLIQNFPDLYPDLLKETNERDADKVADKLQGTGISSGSSDGAATSAPKQEEVKRLPGGKIKKKEKQEVVIEKVIRNKRKCITTVKGLELFGVKLSDASKKLGKKFATGASVVKGPTEKDQIDVQGDISYDIVEFITDTWPDVPESAIYFIEDGKKVPAA